One Bacillus cereus ATCC 14579 DNA window includes the following coding sequences:
- a CDS encoding LexA family protein: MEEFGFAPSVRDMASRMYVSHKTAHRYLLQLESKGRIKRLHHRPRAIQLY; this comes from the coding sequence ATGGAAGAGTTTGGTTTTGCCCCGTCTGTGCGTGACATGGCAAGTCGTATGTATGTGAGCCACAAAACCGCACACCGATATCTATTACAATTGGAAAGTAAGGGACGAATTAAGAGATTACATCATAGACCGCGAGCAATCCAACTGTACTAA